From the genome of Pirellulales bacterium, one region includes:
- the pgk gene encoding phosphoglycerate kinase, whose translation MPVSEQSMLRWCRTLIGADAVPHKSLNDYLQAIPRLKTLADVPRGTAVLVRGDVDAKPGPKIGEGDERLRSMISTLKFGVEQGWKQIVFGHIGRKPEGSLSKVAARLGELLGKKLPLISDWLDEKTMQILPAAANAVSNCQPGEIIVLENTRKYAIERALWDATPDDLPALAPKLATLANEFAQKVSAIYVNEALSAGSLDSSSTIVPAAMNRVALGNYVAGEFDGPMQRCLRASLVIFSGLKIDKLDDLQAMIDRGTIRWVITAGSLAMALKKAAAELEGKTFCMGVAEDPAHAGKPYFIPRQRVEQARRMIEEGRKKGIQFVLPVDFVLQDGRASETIGPADQQFDIGPKTSEFFAQKIGEFIADSTHQAATGGRAAETDSPVAFHNGVFGMFEDPRFEAGTKNFIGQLKRMKDSGVEVYVGGGEGGAALEKYGQPNWVTHCFTAGGTVLNALGSNPVPYLLALSMAAKR comes from the coding sequence ATGCCCGTTTCCGAACAAAGCATGCTCCGCTGGTGCCGTACTTTGATAGGCGCCGACGCGGTTCCCCACAAATCGCTGAACGATTATTTGCAAGCCATTCCACGCTTGAAAACATTGGCCGACGTACCCCGCGGAACCGCCGTTTTGGTTCGCGGCGATGTCGATGCGAAGCCGGGCCCAAAAATCGGCGAAGGGGACGAGCGGTTGCGTTCGATGATCAGCACGCTCAAATTCGGCGTGGAACAAGGGTGGAAGCAAATTGTATTTGGCCACATCGGCCGTAAGCCAGAAGGTTCGCTGAGCAAAGTCGCCGCTCGTCTGGGAGAATTGCTGGGGAAAAAGCTGCCCTTGATTAGCGACTGGCTGGATGAAAAGACGATGCAAATTTTGCCGGCCGCAGCCAACGCTGTTAGCAATTGCCAGCCGGGCGAAATCATCGTGCTGGAAAACACTCGGAAGTACGCCATCGAACGGGCCCTGTGGGATGCCACGCCTGACGATCTGCCGGCGCTGGCCCCCAAGTTGGCAACCTTGGCCAACGAGTTTGCCCAAAAAGTTTCCGCAATCTATGTGAACGAAGCGCTTTCTGCGGGTAGTCTCGATAGTTCGTCGACGATTGTTCCGGCCGCCATGAATCGTGTGGCGCTGGGCAACTACGTGGCCGGCGAATTCGACGGGCCCATGCAGCGCTGTTTGCGGGCGTCGCTCGTCATTTTCAGCGGACTGAAGATTGACAAGCTCGACGATTTGCAAGCGATGATCGATCGCGGCACGATTCGCTGGGTGATTACTGCGGGTTCTTTGGCGATGGCACTGAAAAAAGCAGCCGCCGAGCTAGAGGGAAAAACGTTTTGCATGGGCGTGGCCGAAGACCCGGCCCATGCGGGAAAGCCGTACTTCATTCCCCGCCAGCGAGTTGAGCAAGCCCGGCGGATGATTGAGGAAGGGCGAAAAAAAGGAATTCAATTTGTTTTACCGGTCGATTTTGTTCTGCAAGACGGCCGGGCGTCAGAGACAATTGGTCCAGCCGATCAGCAGTTCGACATTGGCCCCAAAACCAGTGAGTTCTTCGCCCAAAAAATCGGCGAGTTTATTGCCGACTCCACTCATCAGGCCGCGACTGGTGGTCGCGCTGCGGAAACCGACTCGCCTGTTGCTTTTCACAACGGTGTGTTTGGCATGTTTGAAGACCCACGGTTTGAAGCGGGCACAAAGAACTTCATTGGGCAGTTAAAACGGATGAAGGACTCGGGCGTCGAGGTGTATGTGGGCGGCGGGGAAGGGGGAGCGGCGCTGGAAAAATACGGCCAGCCCAATTGGGTCACCCATTGCTTCACCGCCGGCGGCACGGTCCTTAATGCCCTGGGCAGTAACCCGGTGCCGTATTTGTTGGCACT